In a genomic window of Deltaproteobacteria bacterium:
- a CDS encoding isoprenylcysteine carboxylmethyltransferase family protein has protein sequence MIGFILARAVTYGALFVGVLLIYLPRIVLSRSGMVPPSSTGALQIVGMSVGACGAALALWCIGTFAFVGRGTPAPFDPPRRLVVRGPYRMLRNPMYIGASLALTGAALFYPSLALLAYAGLFLLATHLFVIWYEEPTLKRTFRGEYEAYCRGVRRWLPRLPRSTVPP, from the coding sequence ATGATCGGCTTCATCCTCGCCCGGGCGGTCACCTACGGGGCCCTGTTTGTCGGCGTGCTGCTCATTTACCTGCCGAGGATCGTGCTCTCACGCTCGGGAATGGTGCCGCCGTCGTCCACAGGAGCGCTCCAGATCGTCGGCATGTCGGTGGGCGCTTGTGGGGCGGCGCTCGCCCTCTGGTGCATCGGCACGTTCGCGTTCGTCGGAAGAGGAACGCCGGCTCCATTCGACCCACCGCGACGGCTCGTCGTTCGAGGTCCTTATCGGATGCTGCGCAATCCCATGTATATTGGTGCGAGCCTTGCTCTCACCGGCGCGGCGCTCTTCTATCCGTCGCTCGCTCTTCTCGCTTATGCCGGCTTGTTCCTGCTCGCTACTCACCTCTTCGTCATCTGGTACGAAGAGCCGACGCTGAAGCGAACGTTCCGCGGTGAGTACGAAGCATATTGCCGCGGAGTGCGCCGGTGGTTGCCACGGCTCCCTCGCTCCACCGTCCCACCCTGA
- a CDS encoding CHAD domain-containing protein, producing MEGAEGRRAARNPIRPAAPPATMTKNRSAKRGAVGASARLLADQARAVQQLEAALPEQDAVHDMRVATRRLRAALRVLRLGKLDRRVKALQDALGAVRDLQLQIEWLRSRDAALYRSCRARLRAAKQALQRELRQWRSQTLPILLGAAADGSAPPPRNLSKLMRKRLKRMQERLEQARIRPSPRSLHAARISVKQVRYLVEVARGSLPKKVTRLESDLKTLQASLGELHDVDTRIDLVKTRPALARDQKDMRKRLGKIAAAQLTRWHKQRLIDRASSALR from the coding sequence ATGGAAGGGGCCGAAGGACGCCGAGCGGCTCGTAACCCGATACGCCCTGCGGCGCCACCGGCAACGATGACGAAGAACCGAAGCGCGAAGCGCGGCGCTGTCGGAGCGAGCGCGCGTCTTCTCGCGGATCAGGCCCGCGCCGTCCAGCAGCTCGAGGCCGCCCTGCCCGAACAGGACGCCGTCCATGACATGCGCGTCGCCACCCGGCGCCTGCGCGCGGCGCTACGCGTGCTCCGGCTTGGCAAGCTCGATCGGCGGGTGAAGGCGCTTCAGGACGCGCTTGGCGCCGTGCGGGATCTCCAGCTCCAGATCGAATGGCTGCGGAGCCGGGATGCTGCCCTCTACCGGTCGTGTCGCGCTCGCTTGCGCGCGGCGAAGCAGGCGCTTCAGCGGGAGCTTCGACAGTGGCGGTCGCAAACGCTCCCCATCCTGCTGGGCGCGGCAGCAGACGGCTCCGCGCCGCCGCCGCGCAATCTGTCGAAGCTGATGCGCAAGCGGTTGAAGCGCATGCAGGAGCGGCTGGAACAGGCGCGCATCCGGCCCTCTCCCCGATCGCTCCATGCCGCCCGCATTTCGGTAAAGCAGGTGCGGTACCTGGTCGAAGTCGCCAGGGGGTCGCTCCCGAAGAAGGTGACGCGGCTGGAGTCGGATCTGAAGACGCTCCAGGCCTCGCTGGGCGAGCTGCACGACGTCGACACGCGCATCGATCTCGTCAAGACCAGGCCCGCGCTCGCGCGCGACCAGAAAGACATGCGCAAGCGCTTGGGCAAGATTGCGGCGGCGCAGCTCACCCGGTGGCACAAGCAGCGCCTGATCGATCGCGCCAGCAGCGCTCTCCGTTGA
- a CDS encoding inorganic diphosphatase yields MANLLKLPPWSEDRSLHVVIETPRGSAVKVKLDADLRVFTIARPLPEGMVYPFDFGFVPGTRAEDGDPLDAVVYWDVATWPGIVLRCRALGIVQVDQAKEGGGRQRNDRLLVVPTKAPRADELVSALDLPPRVQKEVESFFIASTALEGKDIHVLGWKGPKDAERLVTRYALRRHRQR; encoded by the coding sequence ATGGCAAATCTGCTGAAGCTTCCACCCTGGTCGGAGGACCGCTCCCTCCACGTGGTGATCGAGACGCCCCGCGGGTCCGCGGTCAAGGTGAAGCTCGATGCCGACTTGCGCGTCTTCACGATCGCGCGACCCCTGCCCGAAGGCATGGTGTATCCGTTCGATTTCGGCTTCGTGCCCGGCACGCGCGCGGAAGACGGCGATCCCCTCGATGCGGTGGTTTACTGGGACGTGGCGACGTGGCCGGGAATCGTACTGCGTTGCCGGGCACTAGGAATCGTGCAGGTCGATCAAGCCAAGGAGGGCGGAGGAAGGCAGCGCAACGATCGCCTGCTGGTGGTACCCACCAAAGCCCCGCGCGCAGACGAGCTCGTGAGCGCGCTCGACCTGCCTCCGCGCGTACAGAAGGAGGTGGAATCGTTTTTCATCGCGTCCACGGCGTTGGAGGGCAAGGACATCCACGTGCTCGGATGGAAGGGGCCGAAGGACGCCGAGCGGCTCGTAACCCGATACGCCCTGCGGCGCCACCGGCAACGATGA
- a CDS encoding Ppx/GppA family phosphatase, producing MATERRFKVLAAIDVGSNAVRLKVAQPLSDNSLETLHEERDPVRPGEGVFTTGRLDQEVVERLLSTLRRYGALCRRYHARIRAVATSALREASNGGEIVRRIRDSAGVPVEIISGREEARLICLGVLHGAPADARGTVIDIGGGSTEVITALGERPTTLWSVPVGAVRLTEVFSSSATVTERKLALMRAFAREAFDSLPRDASLSKRALGSSGTINAVVGYAGRDGKGATREEVARAAEELAAMSVHERRHRFDARRAEIIVAGAVILDCAMHHFRLSTVQAVNRGLRDGILVDLLRRNRDMGGDESLADGALTMARRFGIDCRHAEKVARLALDLFDRTRSVHRLPPPARPLLEVAALLHDIGSAISPQAHHKHSCYLIQNADLPVLSTRERDICARIARFHRRSAPDRAHPGMKGLTVRETMMVRKLSTLLRIADALDRSHHQPVRSMEVSAGRRAVSIQLRHRAAVDLELWDVEREAVLFHRVFGRRLDVQGKNGERGRSRRSR from the coding sequence GTGGCGACCGAGCGCAGGTTCAAAGTGCTGGCGGCCATCGACGTCGGTTCGAACGCCGTTCGTCTCAAGGTCGCCCAGCCCCTGTCCGACAATTCGCTCGAAACGCTCCATGAGGAGCGTGACCCCGTCCGTCCTGGAGAGGGCGTATTCACCACCGGACGCCTCGACCAGGAAGTCGTCGAGCGCCTGCTGTCGACGCTCCGCCGATACGGAGCGCTTTGCCGGCGCTACCACGCGCGAATCCGCGCCGTCGCCACGAGCGCGCTCCGCGAAGCTTCGAACGGTGGCGAGATCGTCCGCAGGATCCGCGACAGCGCCGGCGTCCCCGTCGAGATCATCTCCGGACGTGAAGAAGCGCGTCTGATTTGTCTGGGCGTCCTCCACGGTGCTCCGGCGGATGCGCGAGGGACCGTCATCGACATCGGCGGCGGATCCACGGAGGTCATCACCGCCCTCGGTGAGCGGCCGACGACGCTCTGGAGCGTACCCGTCGGCGCCGTGCGCTTGACGGAAGTGTTCTCCTCTTCGGCGACGGTCACCGAACGAAAGCTCGCTCTGATGCGCGCGTTCGCCCGCGAGGCGTTCGACTCGTTACCGCGCGACGCCAGCTTGTCCAAGCGGGCGCTGGGCAGTTCGGGAACGATCAATGCCGTCGTCGGATATGCTGGCCGCGACGGCAAGGGCGCGACGCGCGAGGAAGTCGCCCGGGCGGCGGAGGAGCTCGCCGCGATGTCGGTGCACGAGCGCCGCCATCGGTTCGACGCGCGCAGGGCGGAGATCATCGTGGCGGGCGCCGTCATCCTGGACTGCGCGATGCACCACTTCCGGCTCAGCACGGTGCAAGCCGTCAATCGCGGCCTGCGGGACGGGATCCTCGTCGACCTTCTCCGCCGGAATCGCGACATGGGAGGGGACGAGTCGCTGGCGGACGGGGCGCTGACCATGGCACGCCGGTTCGGGATCGACTGCCGGCACGCGGAGAAGGTGGCGCGGCTTGCCCTCGATCTCTTCGATCGGACACGCTCGGTCCATCGGCTACCGCCGCCGGCGCGGCCGCTGCTCGAGGTCGCGGCTCTGCTGCACGACATCGGCAGCGCCATCAGCCCACAGGCGCATCACAAACACTCCTGCTACCTGATCCAGAACGCGGACCTTCCGGTTCTCTCCACGCGGGAGCGGGACATCTGCGCTCGCATCGCACGGTTCCACCGCCGAAGCGCTCCGGATCGGGCGCATCCAGGCATGAAGGGTCTGACCGTGCGCGAAACGATGATGGTCCGCAAGCTGTCCACACTGCTCCGGATCGCCGACGCTCTCGATCGCAGCCACCACCAGCCGGTCCGGTCGATGGAAGTGTCCGCGGGCCGGCGGGCAGTCTCCATTCAACTTCGCCACCGCGCTGCGGTAGACCTCGAGCTTTGGGACGTGGAACGTGAGGCGGTGCTCTTCCACCGCGTCTTCGGACGCCGCCTGGACGTTCAGGGAAAGAACGGGGAACGCGGCAGGTCTCGCCGGTCGAGGTGA
- the ppk1 gene encoding polyphosphate kinase 1, with amino-acid sequence MQATTPPPQREAASAAEQGARRIAELHDPQLFLNRELSWLQFNTRVLEEAADISLPILERLKFLAIVSSNLDEFFMVRVAGLKQQQLGGVSETAADGLLPNEQLAAISTHVHSMMEEQHRIWSADILPCLQRYGLHLVTPDAFDAQQRTAARAHFAQNVFPTLTPLAVDPGHPFPHLRNKSINVAVLLRKEGRRRRKDPRDSSLAVVQVPAVLERLVRIPSASGQAFALLEDIIAAFAGDLFPGYAVKQATAFRVTRNWDLDIDEEESEDLLNTVRDELRRRDRGAAVRLELAGDAPADLAQALAGALKLAEQDIYRVRCPLQPIDVLALAEVDSRPELRVELLQPAVPPDLQETPSMFATIAARDVLLHHPYESFEPVVRFIQEAADDPKVLAIKHTLYRTSGDSPFVQALSRAAENGKQVTVLVEIKARFDEANNIAWARRLEDAGVHVVYGLIGLKTHCKIALVVRREDRIRRYAHLGTGNYNPNTARQYTDLSIFSAREELADDASALFNLLTGYAEPPQWKRFAVAPFGLQERILALIEREAQRARGGEPARIVAKMNSLVDPSVIRALYAASTAGVSIDLLVRGICCLRPGIPGTSENIRVVSVVDRFLEHSRIFSFGAGERAEVYISSADWMPRNFTRRIEVMFPVDDPALRGRLLNDVLAVSLSDGVKARRLAPDGTYSRVQRTEGAVRSQEYFLQRARRWMDSARRNPAIRPVTAPTTAS; translated from the coding sequence ATGCAAGCGACGACGCCTCCGCCCCAGCGCGAAGCGGCATCCGCCGCGGAGCAGGGGGCGCGGCGGATTGCCGAGCTCCACGACCCGCAATTGTTCCTCAACCGCGAGCTGTCGTGGCTCCAATTCAACACGCGGGTGCTCGAAGAGGCGGCGGATATCTCGCTGCCGATCCTCGAGCGGCTCAAGTTCCTGGCCATCGTTTCCTCGAATCTCGACGAATTCTTCATGGTGCGCGTCGCGGGACTAAAGCAGCAGCAGCTCGGGGGTGTGAGCGAGACGGCTGCCGACGGCCTCTTGCCGAACGAGCAGCTCGCGGCGATCAGCACGCACGTTCACTCCATGATGGAAGAGCAGCATCGGATCTGGTCGGCCGACATTCTCCCTTGCCTGCAGCGGTACGGACTGCACCTCGTCACGCCCGATGCGTTCGACGCGCAGCAGCGGACGGCAGCGCGCGCTCACTTCGCCCAGAACGTCTTTCCGACGCTCACTCCTCTGGCCGTCGACCCAGGACATCCCTTCCCACATCTGCGGAACAAGTCGATTAACGTCGCGGTGCTCTTGAGGAAGGAGGGCCGGCGCCGCCGAAAGGATCCGCGAGACTCCAGCCTCGCGGTCGTCCAGGTGCCGGCGGTCCTGGAGCGGCTCGTGCGGATTCCGTCTGCCTCCGGTCAGGCCTTTGCCCTGCTGGAAGACATCATCGCCGCTTTCGCGGGCGATCTCTTTCCCGGATACGCCGTCAAGCAAGCCACCGCCTTTCGCGTCACGCGGAACTGGGACCTGGACATCGACGAGGAGGAATCCGAAGACCTCCTGAACACGGTTCGCGACGAGCTCCGCCGCAGGGATCGCGGCGCCGCTGTCCGGCTGGAGCTGGCGGGAGACGCTCCGGCCGACCTGGCGCAAGCCCTCGCAGGGGCTTTGAAGCTGGCGGAACAGGACATCTATCGCGTCCGCTGCCCGTTGCAGCCCATCGACGTGCTCGCGCTCGCCGAGGTGGATTCACGGCCGGAGCTGAGGGTCGAGCTCCTCCAGCCTGCCGTCCCACCGGACCTGCAGGAGACGCCGTCGATGTTCGCGACGATCGCCGCGCGGGACGTGCTCCTCCATCACCCGTACGAGTCGTTCGAGCCGGTGGTCCGCTTCATCCAGGAAGCCGCGGACGATCCCAAGGTGCTCGCGATCAAGCACACGCTCTACCGGACCAGCGGCGACAGCCCCTTCGTGCAAGCCCTCTCGCGCGCCGCCGAGAACGGCAAACAGGTGACGGTGCTCGTCGAAATCAAGGCGAGGTTCGACGAAGCCAACAACATCGCCTGGGCACGGCGCCTCGAAGATGCGGGCGTCCACGTCGTCTACGGCCTGATCGGCTTGAAGACCCACTGCAAGATCGCGTTGGTGGTCCGGCGCGAGGACCGCATCCGCCGCTACGCCCACTTGGGCACGGGCAACTACAATCCGAATACCGCGCGGCAATACACCGACCTCTCGATCTTCTCGGCGCGCGAAGAGCTCGCGGACGATGCTTCGGCGCTCTTCAACCTCTTGACCGGCTACGCCGAGCCGCCGCAGTGGAAGAGATTTGCCGTCGCGCCCTTCGGGCTGCAGGAGCGGATCCTCGCGCTCATCGAGCGCGAGGCGCAACGGGCGCGTGGCGGCGAGCCCGCCCGCATCGTCGCGAAGATGAACTCGCTCGTCGATCCTTCCGTCATCCGCGCTCTCTATGCCGCCAGCACTGCCGGGGTCTCCATCGACTTGCTGGTGCGGGGTATCTGCTGCCTGCGGCCGGGGATTCCCGGTACGTCGGAGAACATCCGCGTGGTGAGCGTAGTGGATCGCTTCCTCGAGCACAGCCGGATCTTCAGCTTCGGAGCCGGAGAGCGCGCAGAGGTGTACATCTCCTCGGCGGACTGGATGCCGCGCAACTTCACCCGGCGCATCGAGGTGATGTTCCCCGTCGACGACCCCGCGCTGAGAGGACGGCTCCTGAACGACGTCCTCGCCGTGTCGCTCTCCGACGGCGTGAAGGCACGGCGGCTCGCTCCCGACGGGACGTACTCGAGGGTGCAGAGGACGGAAGGCGCGGTGCGCAGCCAGGAGTATTTCCTGCAGCGAGCGCGCCGGTGGATGGACAGCGCTCGCCGGAATCCCGCCATCCGCCCGGTCACGGCGCCGACCACCGCTTCGTAG
- a CDS encoding response regulator — protein MARQRILIVEDEPDIVKVLEFSLKQAGFEPVVAYDGEQARSRIQHQVPDLVLLDLMLPGVPGTEICKQLKGSSKTANVPVLMEQEVVLTALEFKLLVSLMARAGRVQSREQLLDEVWELSPETRTRTVDTHVKRLREKLGQARDLLETVRGSGYRLVEPSVK, from the coding sequence GTGGCGAGACAGCGGATCCTGATCGTCGAGGACGAGCCCGACATCGTGAAGGTGCTCGAATTCAGCCTGAAGCAGGCTGGCTTCGAACCCGTCGTTGCATACGACGGCGAGCAGGCGCGCTCGAGGATCCAGCACCAGGTGCCGGACCTCGTCCTCCTCGATCTGATGCTTCCCGGCGTGCCGGGAACGGAGATCTGCAAGCAGCTCAAAGGGTCGTCGAAAACGGCCAACGTTCCCGTCTTGATGGAGCAGGAAGTCGTCCTCACGGCGCTCGAGTTCAAACTGCTCGTTTCACTGATGGCGAGGGCGGGGCGTGTTCAGTCGCGCGAGCAGCTGCTCGACGAGGTATGGGAACTTTCTCCGGAGACGCGGACGAGAACGGTCGATACGCACGTCAAGCGCCTGCGGGAGAAGCTCGGGCAGGCACGCGACCTCCTCGAGACAGTCCGGGGGTCTGGGTATCGGCTGGTTGAACCCTCGGTGAAGTGA
- the pstS gene encoding phosphate ABC transporter substrate-binding protein PstS, protein MKKTILTVAAALAVSGAVLADKLLINGAGATFPFPLYSKWFSQYNKLHPDIQINYQSIGSGGGIKQITERTVDFGASDAPLSDEQLQKASGVQHIPTVMGAVVIVWNLPGVQQLRIAPETLAAIYLGKVTKWNDAALKNDNPTAKLPDTAITVAHRSDGSGTTNIFTDYLSKVSPDWKSGPGKGTSVNWPAGLGGKGNEGVTGLVKQTEGAVGYVELAYANQNKLPTAELKSHDGEWVKASLESVSAAAAKAAIPEDYRVSITDQPGDGAYPTAAFTYLLVYRDQQDAAKGSALLNFIWWAVHDGQKEAAALDYAPLPKPVVEKVEQTLKRMTVNGKPVLASSK, encoded by the coding sequence ATGAAGAAGACCATCCTGACTGTGGCCGCTGCCCTTGCCGTGAGCGGTGCTGTGCTCGCCGACAAGCTCCTGATCAATGGCGCGGGGGCGACGTTCCCGTTTCCCCTCTATTCCAAGTGGTTCAGCCAGTACAACAAGCTCCACCCGGACATCCAGATCAACTACCAGTCGATCGGATCCGGCGGCGGCATCAAGCAGATCACCGAGAGGACCGTCGACTTCGGGGCCAGCGACGCACCGCTCAGCGACGAGCAGCTGCAGAAGGCCTCCGGCGTCCAGCACATCCCGACGGTGATGGGCGCGGTGGTCATCGTCTGGAACCTGCCCGGCGTGCAGCAGCTTCGCATCGCGCCGGAGACGCTCGCCGCCATCTACCTGGGCAAGGTCACGAAGTGGAACGACGCGGCGCTGAAGAACGATAACCCGACGGCGAAGCTGCCGGACACCGCGATCACCGTCGCGCACAGGTCCGACGGCTCGGGGACCACGAACATCTTCACCGACTATCTCTCGAAGGTCTCGCCGGACTGGAAGTCCGGGCCGGGGAAGGGGACCAGCGTCAACTGGCCGGCAGGCCTGGGCGGAAAGGGCAACGAAGGCGTCACCGGCCTGGTGAAGCAGACCGAGGGCGCAGTCGGGTACGTCGAGCTGGCATACGCAAACCAGAACAAGCTGCCGACGGCGGAGCTGAAAAGCCACGACGGCGAGTGGGTCAAGGCGTCGCTGGAGTCCGTCTCGGCGGCGGCGGCGAAGGCGGCGATACCGGAAGATTACCGCGTCTCGATCACCGATCAGCCGGGCGATGGCGCGTATCCCACCGCTGCGTTCACGTACCTGCTCGTCTACCGGGACCAACAGGACGCCGCCAAAGGCAGTGCGCTGCTGAATTTCATCTGGTGGGCCGTGCACGACGGCCAGAAGGAGGCGGCGGCGCTCGATTACGCACCGCTGCCGAAGCCGGTGGTCGAGAAAGTCGAGCAGACACTGAAACGGATGACCGTCAATGGAAAGCCCGTCCTCGCTTCCAGCAAGTGA
- the pstC gene encoding phosphate ABC transporter permease subunit PstC: MESPSSLPASEVIAPASEPERSPGDVSARRNAPDRAWAILLTVLGLGVLAAAAVIVAELSRIGAPAIAHAGLKSFVTKSTWDPTRDLFGAAPYIYGTLVTSAVSLVLALPISIGLALFLTEMAPPAVRSIVSFPIALLAGIPSVVYGLWGLFVLVPLLRKPVEPFLANTLGFLPLFQGAPIGLGYLAAGVILAIMILPTITSISIEVLRTVPGQLREAALALGATRWEAIRTAVLPYARAGIVGATMLGLGRALGETMAVTMVIGNSPTIRASLFAPGYSLPAVIANEFAEASGEMHTGALAALGLLLFAVTVLLNIAARVLVRMSRRGPARVAA, from the coding sequence ATGGAAAGCCCGTCCTCGCTTCCAGCAAGTGAAGTGATCGCGCCGGCGAGCGAGCCGGAGCGCAGCCCCGGAGATGTTTCGGCCCGGCGTAACGCTCCGGATCGCGCATGGGCAATCCTGCTCACGGTGCTCGGGCTCGGCGTGCTCGCTGCCGCCGCGGTCATCGTCGCCGAGCTCTCCCGCATCGGAGCCCCGGCCATCGCTCATGCGGGGCTGAAGTCGTTCGTGACGAAGTCGACCTGGGACCCGACCCGCGATCTGTTCGGCGCCGCGCCGTACATCTACGGGACGCTGGTGACGAGCGCGGTCTCGCTGGTCCTCGCGCTTCCCATCTCCATCGGATTGGCGCTGTTCCTCACCGAAATGGCGCCGCCCGCCGTGCGCTCGATCGTATCGTTTCCCATCGCGCTGCTCGCGGGCATTCCCAGCGTCGTCTACGGGCTCTGGGGGTTGTTCGTGCTCGTGCCCCTCCTGCGGAAGCCGGTGGAGCCGTTTCTCGCGAACACGCTCGGGTTCCTTCCCCTGTTCCAGGGCGCGCCCATCGGGCTCGGATATCTCGCCGCCGGCGTGATCCTCGCGATCATGATCCTGCCCACCATCACCTCGATCAGCATCGAGGTGCTGCGGACCGTCCCCGGCCAGCTGCGCGAGGCTGCGCTGGCGCTGGGCGCAACGCGGTGGGAAGCGATCCGGACCGCGGTGCTTCCTTATGCGCGAGCCGGAATCGTCGGCGCCACCATGCTCGGGCTGGGGCGCGCGCTCGGAGAGACGATGGCCGTCACGATGGTCATCGGGAACTCGCCGACGATCCGCGCCTCGTTGTTCGCGCCGGGATACTCGCTGCCGGCCGTGATCGCCAACGAGTTCGCGGAGGCGAGCGGCGAGATGCATACCGGCGCTCTCGCCGCTCTCGGCCTTCTCCTCTTCGCCGTCACCGTGCTGCTCAACATCGCCGCGCGCGTCCTGGTGCGGATGTCGCGGCGCGGCCCGGCTCGGGTGGCGGCATGA
- the pstA gene encoding phosphate ABC transporter permease PstA: MMLAKRRAVNLIMTGVCGLALAVALVPLVSLLWLVISHGFRGLSFDFFTAVPAPVGEAGGGVGNAIAGTLYIVGIACLIGVPLGVGAGVFLAERGDGRVGDAIRFTAEVLSGVPSIVVGIVAYGLVVLPMRRFSALAGGVALAVLMVPTLARSTEELVRLVPRSLREASLALGVPQWRTSLRVVLRTALGGIMTAILLAVARAAGETAPLLFTSLNNQYWNFSADQPTASLTVQIFNYAVSPYQDWHDKAWSAALVLLLLVGSLSLAGRLLSRSRLR, translated from the coding sequence ATGATGCTCGCCAAGCGGCGCGCAGTGAATCTGATCATGACCGGCGTTTGCGGGCTGGCGCTCGCCGTCGCGCTGGTGCCGCTCGTGTCGCTGCTCTGGCTGGTGATCTCGCACGGGTTCAGAGGGCTGTCGTTCGATTTCTTCACCGCCGTTCCCGCGCCGGTCGGCGAGGCGGGCGGCGGCGTGGGCAATGCGATCGCCGGAACGCTCTACATCGTCGGCATCGCGTGCCTGATCGGCGTCCCGCTCGGCGTCGGCGCGGGAGTCTTTCTCGCCGAGCGAGGCGACGGCCGCGTCGGCGACGCGATCCGCTTCACGGCCGAGGTTCTCTCCGGCGTCCCGTCGATCGTGGTCGGAATCGTTGCCTACGGCCTGGTGGTCCTGCCGATGCGCCGCTTCTCCGCGCTCGCCGGTGGAGTCGCGCTGGCCGTGCTGATGGTCCCCACGCTGGCCCGGAGCACGGAAGAGCTGGTGCGGCTGGTGCCGCGATCGCTGCGCGAAGCCTCCCTCGCGCTGGGAGTTCCACAATGGCGGACTTCGTTGCGCGTAGTGCTGCGGACGGCGCTCGGCGGGATCATGACCGCGATCCTGCTCGCGGTAGCGCGGGCGGCGGGCGAGACGGCGCCGCTGCTGTTCACCTCGCTGAACAACCAGTACTGGAACTTCAGCGCCGATCAGCCGACGGCATCGTTGACCGTGCAGATCTTCAACTACGCCGTCAGTCCCTACCAGGACTGGCACGACAAGGCCTGGTCGGCGGCATTGGTGCTGCTGCTCCTGGTCGGATCGCTTTCCCTCGCGGGACGGCTGCTGTCGCGGAGCCGGCTGCGATGA
- the pstB gene encoding phosphate ABC transporter ATP-binding protein, translating to MKAKIDVRALNAWFRTTHALRDVSLTVPENSVLAIIGPSGCGKSTFVRCINRMHELVPGARQSGQVLVDGQDLHARRVDPVNLRRRVGMVFQRPNPFPTMSIFDNVIAGLRLNGVRGDYAEVAENSLRQAALWDEVKDRLQQSALSLSGGQQQRLCIARALSIEPEVLLMDEPASALDPIATAKIEELIHELRASLTIVIVTHNMQQAARVSDATAFFYLGELIEHGATEQIFTNPREPRTEDYVTGKFG from the coding sequence ATGAAGGCGAAGATCGACGTGCGCGCGCTGAACGCCTGGTTCCGCACCACGCATGCCTTGCGGGACGTTTCCCTGACCGTTCCCGAAAACTCGGTTCTCGCCATCATCGGCCCCAGCGGTTGCGGGAAGAGCACGTTCGTGCGCTGTATCAACCGCATGCACGAGCTCGTTCCCGGCGCACGGCAGTCCGGCCAGGTGCTGGTCGACGGACAGGACCTGCACGCGCGGCGCGTGGATCCCGTCAACCTGCGCCGCCGCGTCGGGATGGTCTTCCAGCGTCCCAATCCGTTTCCGACCATGTCGATCTTCGACAACGTGATTGCGGGCCTGCGGCTGAACGGGGTTCGCGGAGACTACGCCGAGGTCGCCGAGAACAGCCTGCGGCAGGCGGCGCTCTGGGACGAAGTGAAGGATCGCCTGCAGCAGAGCGCGCTCTCGTTGTCCGGCGGACAGCAGCAGCGACTCTGCATCGCGCGGGCGCTCTCCATCGAGCCGGAAGTCCTGCTCATGGACGAGCCGGCGAGCGCTCTCGATCCCATCGCCACCGCGAAGATCGAGGAGCTGATCCACGAGCTGCGAGCATCGCTGACCATCGTGATCGTCACCCACAACATGCAGCAGGCGGCGCGTGTCTCCGATGCAACGGCGTTCTTCTACCTCGGCGAGCTGATCGAGCATGGTGCCACGGAGCAGATCTTCACCAACCCCCGCGAGCCGCGCACCGAGGACTACGTGACCGGGAAGTTCGGATGA
- the phoU gene encoding phosphate signaling complex protein PhoU: MKAHTDKTYDAQLDDLRNKLLSLGGKVEMEIATSVRALAERDSKLAESVIDQDREVNRLEVEVDDACRRLLVLRQPAASDLRFITTALKIVVDLERIGDLAVNVAERALDLNQSPPLKPVHDLTRLAELCQRQVRAALDAFVDGDVAKAEAVIKNDDLLDSVYHNLVNELLALMMEDPRNIRRANSLLFVAKHLERVGDHATNVAEMVIYMVRGTDVRHPGSRASKSVPG; encoded by the coding sequence ATGAAAGCGCATACCGACAAGACGTACGACGCGCAGCTCGACGACCTTCGCAACAAGCTGCTCAGCCTGGGCGGCAAGGTGGAGATGGAGATCGCCACCAGCGTCCGCGCTCTCGCCGAGCGCGACTCGAAGCTCGCGGAATCGGTGATTGACCAGGACCGGGAGGTAAACCGGCTCGAAGTGGAGGTCGACGACGCCTGCCGGCGCCTTCTCGTTCTCAGGCAGCCTGCGGCCAGCGACCTGCGCTTCATCACCACGGCGCTCAAGATCGTCGTGGACCTCGAGCGCATCGGAGACCTGGCGGTGAACGTGGCCGAGCGCGCCCTCGATTTGAACCAGAGCCCGCCGCTGAAGCCGGTGCACGATCTCACGCGGCTCGCCGAGCTGTGCCAACGGCAGGTGCGGGCGGCCCTGGATGCCTTCGTGGACGGCGACGTGGCGAAGGCGGAGGCGGTGATCAAGAACGACGATCTGCTCGACTCCGTCTATCACAACCTCGTCAACGAGCTGCTCGCGCTGATGATGGAGGATCCGCGCAACATCCGCCGTGCGAACAGCCTGCTGTTCGTCGCCAAGCATCTGGAGCGGGTAGGTGACCACGCCACCAACGTCGCGGAGATGGTCATCTACATGGTGCGCGGCACCGACGTCCGGCATCCCGGAAGCCGGGCATCGAAGAGCGTACCCGGATAA